The Shewanella mesophila genome contains the following window.
TAAATTATGGGGAATACTTAATGCGATGCGTTTTGGTGTTTCAAATGGTCTAGCAGAAGCTATCAATAGTCAAATAAGGCTGCTGAGAGTAAAGGCCATGGGGTATAGAAATACAGAGCGATTTAAGCGAGCAATACTGTTTCACTTTGGGAAGTTGGATATGGGGTTCCACCATTAACGACGAAGAGCCACAGACATACAGTCATATTGAAATCATGACCATTTTTATCCCAACTTCGTGCGCGTTTTTACATTCCAATATAAATAAATATGATTAAAATCATATAATTATAAAAGCTATAGGTTAGATAATAGGTTTGGGAAACGCGCATGCGCGTTTTTCCGGATGGTATATTTAATAGAATACTGATAAGTTCTTTTCATACAGATAGTTAACTGTGCGCGTTTTCACTGGTCCAACGAGGTAAACGCGCATGCGCACGAATAAGCTGTTATATGCCACGTGGATATTCAATCAAGGAGGCTGTATATGTCTAAAAAATCGAGAGTCGTTCTATTGCCACTTATTGCCAGCATTTCATTTGTATTTTCGTTCTGGATTTTGGAAGTGCGCAAGGCGCAAGAGTTTTCGGGTATCAGTAACGATGTAGCAGGAGGTGCGGTTTTGGGTTTGGGTATTGGTGTAATGCTCGTGCTACTTGCAACTGTACAAAACAAAAAACAGGGCTCTTTTTAGAGACCGTCATATAACAAAACGCTCAAGTCGCATCCCGCTGCGCGGGCTGCTGGGACAAAAACACAATGCGGCTTCGCTATTTTCGCATTGTGCTTTTGCCCCTTAGCTTAGCGTTAGCCATAGAAATATTAATCTTAAACTCACATAGTAGAGCAAAAATCCTAACGCAGAAATGTCCAAAAGCTTCTCACAAGGTCAAATCGAAGAAATAGATAACTCGGTGTAGGTACGGCTGTGACCTTTCGTGACATGGATGTCACGGCAGAGCCTACAGGGAACGTACTTGCGGCGTGTCACAGAAGTACCTGCACGAATAGCCTGCTGCAAGCAATTCAAAACCATGAAAGTCAACGCTACCGTCAGCGAAATAAAACCAACTCCGCCAAATGTTATAAGCCAAAAATGCCAACACCTTCATTCGAAGGCCATTAATAAACCATGAAGCTATGGTTCACAAAACACTGACCAATAACCACTCAGCCGAAGGCCAAATGCTGAAAGCGACCCTTTCGATAACGTTAATTCGAAAACTTGAGTTCGATGACATTCCCTTCGGGATCGTTAATGTAGAGTGAGCGGCCGAAACCTTGGGCGCCGTAACGCTTGGCGAATCCCTCAGGGGCAATGTTGAACTCTACGAGGTAATCCAGCAGTGCCTGTTCATCCATTGGGTTAATCAGCAGGCATACATGGTCGACGTTACGTCCATCTTGCTGCGGAGCTTTGCCACCTAAACAGCCAAGTTCACTGTCACAACACACGATATCAATCAGGGCATTGCCAGCTCTTAGCTGAGTAAGGCCTTCATCCTTTAACTCGCGCTCAATGGCGCATCCGAGTATCTGCTGGTAAAAATGCAGCATGGCATCTAGCTTAGTGGTACGAAACACCACATGGTCGAGCCCTTGAACCTGAATCATCATTTCTCCACTAACACCGCCACTAGCACCACCATTAATACCGCAAAATCATAGCTTAATGCTGTAATAATAGCCGATTGAGAATCAGTTAATGCCTAAATCTAACATCTTGTTCAATATTGGTAATTTGTCATTTTTTATTCACCCTATTTAGGGTAGTTTAGTACAATCAGCTTTGATGGAGTCAGTTATGAAACAAGGCAAGCACGACGCACAACTATTAAAACTCGCCATGGAAATTGGTGTAGGCTACGCCAAGAAACGTGGGTTCGATGATTTCGATAAAGGGATCTCCCCTAAAGATAAAGTCGAGTGTATCTACCGATTATTAGTACAAGATAAACTGATCCAACCGTTAGCCACAGACAAAGAAGATGGCCCTAATATGAAGCATAAGCTGATACTGTGGATCAGCCGTCAACTCCCCGAAGATCACCCTCTACTCAATTAATATTATCTAGGGCCTGTTGATCTTTGCTGGTTGAATTTTATTCGAGACAAAAACGTTTTAATCAAGGCAAGTGGATTGCAGCCTAGTCATCTAAGCAAAATTCACTTAACAAAGCGTAAAATGTTTTTAGCCGAACCCTTCGGGCAGCGTTTGTTGGTGATTTCTACTGC
Protein-coding sequences here:
- a CDS encoding VOC family protein; this encodes MMIQVQGLDHVVFRTTKLDAMLHFYQQILGCAIERELKDEGLTQLRAGNALIDIVCCDSELGCLGGKAPQQDGRNVDHVCLLINPMDEQALLDYLVEFNIAPEGFAKRYGAQGFGRSLYINDPEGNVIELKFSN
- a CDS encoding DUF5062 family protein, which gives rise to MKQGKHDAQLLKLAMEIGVGYAKKRGFDDFDKGISPKDKVECIYRLLVQDKLIQPLATDKEDGPNMKHKLILWISRQLPEDHPLLN